In Sphingobacterium thalpophilum, a genomic segment contains:
- the rpsO gene encoding 30S ribosomal protein S15: MYLSKEYKADIFAEFAGSATNTGSTEGQVALFTKRIAHLTEHLKKNRKDFGTQRALQMLVGKRRSLLAYLYKKDINRYRAIIKGLGLRDIIK, translated from the coding sequence ATGTATTTAAGTAAAGAGTACAAAGCTGATATCTTCGCAGAATTTGCTGGATCAGCTACAAACACAGGATCTACTGAAGGTCAAGTTGCTTTATTCACTAAGAGAATTGCTCACTTAACTGAGCACTTGAAAAAAAACAGAAAAGATTTCGGTACACAACGTGCCCTACAAATGTTAGTAGGTAAACGTCGTTCATTATTAGCTTATCTTTACAAAAAAGATATCAACCGTTACCGTGCGATCATTAAAGGTCTAGGTTTACGTGATATTATCAAATAA
- a CDS encoding heparan-alpha-glucosaminide N-acetyltransferase domain-containing protein, whose translation MKQRYYSLDVFRGATVALMIMVNNPGTWAHMFAPLKHAEWHGCSPTDLVFPFFLFAVGNAMSFVIPRLQEAGPAVFWQKVIKRTVLIFAIGLFINWWPFVKWDGAELVFKQWVDGTDPSRGIRIFGVLQRIAVAYCFASILAYYFKEKTIIWISAIILLFYWAICAIAGGADPYSLEGWFGTKYDIAILGLPHVYKGEGVPFDPEGLMSTLPTIVQVVFGYLVGVFIKKQGQVDWLWSKVPASSEPHFKLLAGMFVTGFILVVLAWIWALGFPINKKIWTSSYVLYTTGLATMTLGGMIWFIEVQGVKNKLTQFFDVFGKNPLFIFVLSGILPRFLGLFRIPDGVKEDGTQKYLDAFAWFYKYVCAKVPGIPEVGSFVYSLCFLTLMWVICYWLDKKKIYVKV comes from the coding sequence ATGAAACAACGCTATTACTCCTTGGATGTCTTTCGTGGGGCTACTGTGGCACTGATGATTATGGTGAATAATCCGGGGACATGGGCTCATATGTTTGCACCGCTAAAACATGCAGAATGGCATGGATGTTCACCTACAGACCTGGTCTTTCCTTTTTTTCTTTTCGCAGTAGGTAATGCCATGTCTTTTGTTATACCTCGTTTACAGGAGGCGGGACCTGCAGTATTTTGGCAAAAAGTAATTAAACGGACGGTCCTCATTTTTGCGATTGGACTTTTCATCAATTGGTGGCCTTTTGTGAAATGGGATGGTGCGGAGCTGGTTTTTAAGCAATGGGTAGACGGAACGGATCCGAGCCGGGGAATCCGGATTTTCGGTGTACTCCAACGCATCGCAGTTGCTTATTGTTTTGCTTCGATTTTAGCTTATTATTTTAAAGAAAAAACCATCATCTGGATCTCAGCAATCATACTGTTGTTCTATTGGGCAATCTGTGCAATAGCCGGAGGAGCAGATCCCTATAGCTTGGAGGGCTGGTTCGGTACAAAGTATGATATAGCAATCCTAGGTTTGCCGCATGTTTACAAAGGGGAGGGGGTGCCATTTGATCCTGAAGGGCTGATGAGTACCTTGCCGACAATTGTTCAGGTCGTCTTTGGCTATTTAGTTGGTGTATTTATTAAAAAGCAAGGTCAGGTGGATTGGCTGTGGTCCAAAGTACCGGCCTCAAGTGAACCTCATTTTAAATTGCTGGCGGGAATGTTTGTGACCGGATTTATTTTGGTCGTACTGGCTTGGATATGGGCCTTGGGTTTTCCGATCAATAAAAAAATATGGACGAGTTCCTATGTGCTCTATACAACAGGTTTGGCAACCATGACACTCGGTGGTATGATCTGGTTTATTGAAGTGCAGGGCGTCAAAAATAAATTGACACAGTTTTTTGATGTTTTTGGTAAAAATCCGTTATTCATCTTTGTATTGAGCGGTATTCTACCACGCTTCTTAGGATTGTTCCGTATTCCTGATGGTGTAAAAGAAGATGGTACACAAAAATACCTCGACGCTTTTGCCTGGTTTTATAAATATGTGTGCGCGAAAGTGCCTGGGATACCAGAAGTTGGTTCTTTTGTTTATTCGCTATGTTTCTTAACGTTGATGTGGGTAATCTGCTATTGGTTGGACAAGAAGAAAATCTACGTAAAGGTTTAG
- a CDS encoding ROK family transcriptional regulator, with translation MEKEILKILYFDSALSIAELVKKLAKSTPSITKIINRLLEEKIIVECGFAESTGGRRPLQFAINPALNFYILTISADQHFSTFTITDLNQQKIIEHRDIPLELKASNSSDLLLGEIESILELSGINRNKIIGIGLSIPGFVNSELGVNESYPHNHPLYRIKDSIEAKYQLSTVIENDSRCIAIAEKEFGAAKGIDHSLIINLNWGVGLGIIINGSVFKGESGFAGEFSHIPLSDDNTLCSCGKRGCLEVEASLDAAIRRTEADIQNNEYSIYSTFVKSNLNKIDALIEASHVGDQIAINNLGKIGYMLGKGISTLIHILNPKQIIVSGRGAELGRILNPQIQIAINEFCIPEIAKTTNIQMSALNKHAQIKGTAAIVVENHINKILI, from the coding sequence ATGGAAAAAGAAATACTGAAAATCCTTTATTTTGATTCTGCGCTTTCTATTGCAGAGCTGGTCAAAAAACTCGCCAAGAGTACACCTTCCATCACAAAAATAATCAATCGTTTACTCGAAGAAAAGATAATTGTTGAATGTGGTTTTGCGGAATCCACTGGTGGAAGACGTCCTTTACAGTTCGCAATTAATCCAGCGCTGAATTTTTATATTTTAACGATTTCAGCCGATCAGCATTTCTCTACATTTACCATTACAGATCTCAATCAGCAAAAAATCATCGAACACCGCGATATTCCTTTAGAATTAAAGGCTAGCAATTCTTCTGATTTACTATTGGGTGAAATTGAATCGATTTTAGAACTGTCAGGAATCAATAGAAATAAAATAATTGGCATTGGTCTTAGCATACCAGGATTTGTAAACTCCGAGTTAGGTGTCAATGAATCTTATCCCCATAATCATCCGCTATATCGCATAAAAGATAGCATAGAAGCAAAATATCAGCTATCTACTGTCATAGAAAACGACTCCAGATGTATCGCTATAGCAGAGAAAGAATTTGGGGCGGCTAAAGGTATTGATCATTCGCTGATTATCAACTTAAATTGGGGTGTAGGATTGGGTATTATTATTAATGGCTCTGTTTTTAAAGGAGAGTCTGGTTTTGCGGGAGAATTTAGCCATATCCCACTTTCGGATGACAACACCTTATGTTCTTGCGGAAAAAGAGGGTGCCTTGAAGTGGAAGCGTCGTTGGATGCTGCCATTCGAAGAACGGAAGCTGATATCCAAAATAACGAATATTCAATTTACAGCACCTTTGTAAAAAGCAATCTCAACAAAATAGATGCTCTAATTGAGGCGTCGCATGTAGGGGATCAAATTGCGATCAATAATTTAGGAAAAATAGGTTACATGCTGGGTAAAGGCATATCAACACTCATCCATATTCTTAATCCAAAACAAATTATTGTCAGCGGAAGAGGTGCAGAATTAGGAAGGATTTTGAATCCGCAAATACAAATTGCCATCAATGAATTTTGTATCCCTGAGATTGCAAAAACAACGAATATCCAGATGTCAGCTTTAAACAAACACGCACAAATCAAAGGCACTGCAGCAATTGTAGTCGAAAACCATATCAATAAAATTTTAATTTAA
- a CDS encoding SusC/RagA family TonB-linked outer membrane protein, whose translation MSLFYKKATGIALCTLFSATSLYAQQTITGTVTDAKGPVSGATVSVKGTTKGTQTNASGAFTIQAAPGEVLRISIVGYRTQEITVTSAKSIKVSLTEDASALDEVVVTAMGIKRDSKALGYAVSTIKAEEITKAGNTNIGSALYGKVSGVKITTAPGGASSAVNVQIRGINSLNYQRQPLYVVDGVIIRNDEQYGTKGANNNNYWDDQRIRGNGMLDINPADIESMSILKGSAASALYGSDAASGVIVITTKKGIKGRGLGIDFNYNGSIERAAFLPRFQNIYGPGYDAATNIANGADAEGWIADKDSPSGRRPYFRSYGNFGPKFTGEEVRWWDGTTKKYEARENNFKDIFDLGYNSNINFAISNQTDKVNYRLSGTRMDYKSTSPGSKQSRNTFNLNSTVKMHEKLSLDLVANYTNTKTHNRSALLGQVLGSYGGFFSRTEDMSVLKEKYQTSDGYKYSAVGTGRDEDFKYSIRPYNLLDYFWSQKKNNYDETENRLLTSATLNWNVVDHLKLRGRIGNDFTSAAITNQQYNEYATRYNSTSNSSGGFSTSKGLYSILYGDVLATYANKINSDWDYSVSAGFQSREENYDDQSSTTQGGLVKENWFSISNSYAPATTTNERKKKIKYAYFGMANIGYKGFAYLDGTYRSEYSSTMPPGNNNYKYGSVSGSFIFSDALGLKSQNFNFGKLRVSYGIVGNDAGIYVANVANSQNAIATINGSVPSLTYSGSYGNLGLMPEMKYEWEYGLELKFLKNRLGLDVSYYDNYIDDQILNLTTEASAGATSQWTNVGRISNNGLEVSLTATPIQRENFSWNTRLNYSFNRTMVDKLNSGGDMLTFYSADENSLKVVAEVGKKLGNIYAYDIAKDEHGNNLISDEGYYVIDKTKYKYVGNILPKAIGGMTNTFNYKNWSLDFTVDYRLGGKMVSENQKYAMGTGAYENTLEYRETGVTLDGVNQNTGAKNNVHLSAAEYYMNTFGWGADSWTEKGAVYDNSFVKMRELSVSYRIPSTVTQKLKLNNVRVSLLGRNLFYFYRTLKNIDPESPVGNQWWSQGVDVGSNTATRSFGISLNANF comes from the coding sequence ATGAGTCTATTTTACAAAAAAGCAACAGGTATAGCATTGTGTACGCTATTTAGCGCCACCTCGCTTTACGCACAACAAACCATTACTGGTACAGTAACAGACGCGAAAGGTCCTGTTTCAGGAGCGACAGTTTCTGTTAAGGGTACTACCAAAGGAACCCAAACAAATGCAAGTGGAGCCTTTACGATTCAAGCCGCTCCGGGAGAAGTATTACGTATTTCTATTGTCGGTTACCGCACGCAAGAAATTACGGTTACTTCTGCTAAATCGATTAAAGTCTCCTTAACTGAGGATGCTTCAGCATTAGATGAAGTTGTTGTAACTGCGATGGGTATCAAGCGCGACTCTAAAGCCCTAGGATATGCTGTAAGTACCATCAAAGCAGAGGAAATTACCAAAGCGGGAAATACAAATATAGGGTCAGCCTTATATGGTAAAGTGTCAGGAGTAAAAATAACAACGGCACCTGGCGGAGCATCAAGTGCTGTGAATGTTCAAATCCGTGGCATTAACTCCCTAAATTATCAACGTCAACCGCTATATGTTGTAGATGGTGTAATTATCCGTAATGATGAACAATATGGAACTAAAGGAGCCAACAACAACAACTATTGGGACGATCAACGTATTCGTGGTAATGGTATGTTAGATATTAATCCTGCGGATATTGAAAGCATGTCTATTTTAAAGGGGTCCGCTGCAAGTGCACTATATGGTTCTGATGCAGCAAGTGGGGTTATTGTCATCACAACAAAAAAAGGAATTAAAGGTAGAGGTTTAGGCATTGACTTTAACTACAACGGTTCTATCGAACGTGCCGCATTCTTACCTAGATTCCAAAATATTTACGGTCCTGGTTATGATGCTGCAACAAACATCGCTAATGGTGCCGATGCCGAAGGTTGGATAGCAGATAAAGATTCGCCCTCAGGAAGACGTCCATATTTCCGCTCATATGGAAACTTCGGACCTAAATTCACAGGTGAAGAAGTAAGATGGTGGGATGGTACGACCAAGAAATACGAAGCCCGCGAAAACAACTTCAAGGACATATTCGATTTAGGTTACAACTCGAACATCAACTTTGCCATTTCCAATCAAACTGACAAAGTGAACTATCGTCTGAGCGGTACGCGCATGGATTACAAAAGCACCAGCCCAGGTTCAAAACAAAGCAGAAACACATTCAACCTAAACAGTACGGTGAAGATGCACGAGAAATTATCACTAGATCTCGTCGCTAATTATACAAACACAAAAACACATAATCGCTCTGCCTTACTTGGACAAGTATTAGGCTCCTATGGGGGATTTTTCAGCCGCACAGAGGACATGTCGGTATTAAAGGAAAAGTATCAAACTTCCGATGGTTATAAATATTCGGCTGTTGGTACTGGAAGAGACGAAGATTTCAAATATTCCATTCGTCCTTACAATTTATTAGACTATTTCTGGTCGCAGAAGAAAAATAATTACGACGAGACAGAAAATCGTTTGTTAACAAGTGCTACATTGAATTGGAACGTAGTAGACCACCTTAAATTAAGAGGAAGAATTGGTAATGATTTTACTTCAGCAGCCATTACGAACCAACAATACAATGAGTATGCTACACGTTATAACTCGACATCCAATAGTTCTGGTGGGTTCTCAACATCAAAAGGACTTTATTCCATATTATATGGTGACGTGTTAGCCACCTACGCTAACAAAATTAATAGTGACTGGGATTATAGCGTAAGTGCCGGCTTCCAGTCACGGGAAGAAAATTATGATGACCAATCATCAACAACACAAGGTGGCCTTGTAAAAGAAAATTGGTTTAGTATCAGCAATAGTTACGCTCCCGCGACAACAACGAATGAACGAAAGAAAAAAATTAAATATGCTTACTTCGGAATGGCCAATATCGGTTATAAAGGCTTTGCATATTTGGATGGAACCTATCGCTCGGAGTATTCGTCAACCATGCCTCCTGGCAATAACAACTATAAATATGGTTCGGTTAGCGGAAGTTTCATTTTTAGCGATGCTTTAGGCTTAAAATCTCAGAATTTCAATTTTGGTAAATTACGTGTTTCCTATGGTATTGTCGGAAATGATGCTGGAATCTATGTTGCAAATGTAGCAAACAGCCAAAATGCTATTGCCACAATCAATGGTTCTGTCCCTTCTTTAACTTATAGTGGCAGCTATGGTAATTTGGGCCTTATGCCAGAAATGAAGTATGAATGGGAATATGGCTTGGAATTGAAATTCTTAAAAAACAGATTAGGTTTAGACGTCAGCTACTATGACAACTATATTGATGATCAAATTTTAAATCTAACAACTGAAGCATCTGCCGGTGCAACTTCTCAATGGACAAATGTTGGGCGTATTTCAAATAATGGTCTTGAAGTTTCGTTAACAGCAACACCTATTCAACGTGAGAATTTCAGCTGGAATACCCGTCTAAACTATTCTTTCAATCGCACAATGGTAGATAAATTAAATAGTGGGGGCGATATGTTAACGTTCTACAGTGCGGATGAAAACTCCCTTAAAGTGGTCGCTGAAGTCGGTAAAAAATTAGGTAATATCTATGCCTACGATATTGCCAAAGACGAACATGGAAATAACCTAATATCTGATGAAGGCTATTATGTTATTGACAAAACGAAGTACAAATATGTAGGGAATATTTTACCAAAAGCAATTGGTGGTATGACCAATACTTTCAATTACAAAAATTGGTCATTGGATTTTACAGTTGATTATCGTCTTGGAGGTAAAATGGTTTCTGAAAATCAAAAATATGCTATGGGTACTGGTGCCTATGAAAACACCCTGGAGTACAGAGAAACTGGAGTTACTTTGGATGGTGTGAATCAAAATACGGGTGCTAAAAATAACGTGCATTTGAGTGCAGCAGAATACTATATGAACACTTTCGGATGGGGAGCAGACTCGTGGACAGAAAAAGGAGCAGTATACGACAACTCGTTTGTCAAAATGCGAGAACTGTCTGTTAGCTACCGAATTCCATCCACTGTTACTCAAAAACTCAAATTAAATAACGTGAGAGTTTCTCTATTGGGTAGAAATCTATTCTACTTCTACAGAACTCTGAAAAATATTGATCCAGAATCACCAGTTGGAAATCAGTGGTGGTCACAAGGTGTAGACGTGGGTTCCAATACAGCAACAAGAAGTTTTGGTATATCATTGAATGCTAATTTTTAA
- a CDS encoding SusD/RagB family nutrient-binding outer membrane lipoprotein: MNKSFYILLFLTLSTLGFTGCKSKMEDAFNNPDQTTEASIPGFFADLLNNDRVRPSYWHYRTFILSNQAIYTQTVSFIPGNTMYQPGDSYSYGYWTDFYAPGVLGVYRKMEAAYNALTPENKAKEEIFLQAGKVVLYDEASKLIDNFGDIPFSEAGSLPLTSIAKKAKFDDQKELYYSFINDLKAINTYFSQAATTGDFSKFDILNSGGIDKWRRYTNSLRLRLLMRISNVDESKARTEVLEMLNNPSTYPLVDGAANANYLPGTTDILLQPLTTNTTTLRDALTEGNNQYATDYMLNKTMKPANDPRIPVFYDKFGVTKDKVFTPNKDYNAMPITFTENDILTNYQKYAVLDSATFFDNAKLPGIVATASETNFAKAEAYLRWGSDTDAKAAYNLALKQSVTFYYYLNKLNISGIKTENKPSDATITNFVDNSTATYSGTSAAKLELILTQKWVHYGFLQAQHAWSEYRRTGYPKITVLTAGLANYATPPLRLLYPTGEISVNSENYEAVRSKDTRTTKIFWDVK, translated from the coding sequence ATGAATAAGTCATTTTATATATTATTATTTTTAACGTTATCAACCCTTGGATTTACAGGTTGTAAATCCAAAATGGAAGATGCATTTAACAATCCCGATCAAACAACAGAGGCTAGCATTCCGGGGTTCTTTGCGGATTTGTTAAACAACGATAGAGTTCGCCCATCATATTGGCATTACAGAACATTTATTCTATCCAATCAAGCAATTTATACGCAAACCGTTTCATTTATACCGGGAAATACAATGTATCAACCTGGAGACAGCTATTCCTATGGTTATTGGACAGATTTTTATGCTCCCGGAGTACTTGGTGTCTATAGAAAAATGGAAGCTGCATACAATGCCTTAACACCAGAGAATAAAGCCAAAGAAGAAATTTTCCTTCAAGCAGGTAAAGTTGTTCTTTACGATGAAGCATCGAAACTAATCGATAATTTTGGAGATATACCATTTTCAGAAGCAGGGAGTTTACCATTAACGAGCATTGCTAAAAAAGCCAAATTTGATGATCAAAAAGAATTATATTATTCTTTTATAAATGATCTAAAAGCAATTAACACTTATTTTAGTCAAGCAGCTACTACTGGTGATTTTTCAAAATTCGATATTTTAAATAGTGGCGGGATTGACAAATGGAGACGTTACACGAACTCTTTACGTCTACGTTTGTTAATGCGAATTTCTAATGTAGATGAGAGTAAAGCTAGAACAGAAGTGTTAGAAATGTTGAACAATCCATCTACTTACCCTCTTGTAGACGGTGCCGCTAACGCAAATTACCTACCTGGAACAACAGACATTTTGCTTCAACCACTGACAACGAATACGACGACATTGCGTGATGCATTAACAGAAGGAAATAATCAATACGCAACGGATTATATGTTAAATAAAACAATGAAACCTGCTAATGATCCCCGTATACCTGTATTCTACGACAAATTTGGTGTAACTAAAGATAAAGTATTTACACCGAATAAGGACTATAATGCCATGCCTATCACCTTTACGGAGAACGATATCTTAACAAACTATCAAAAATATGCTGTATTAGATTCGGCCACTTTCTTTGATAATGCAAAACTACCTGGCATCGTTGCTACTGCCTCTGAAACAAACTTTGCAAAAGCGGAGGCATATCTGAGATGGGGAAGTGACACTGACGCAAAGGCGGCCTATAATCTGGCACTTAAACAGTCCGTTACGTTTTACTATTACTTGAACAAGCTAAATATTTCAGGTATAAAAACAGAAAATAAACCTAGTGACGCTACGATTACTAATTTCGTAGACAATTCAACAGCCACTTATAGCGGAACTTCAGCTGCGAAATTAGAATTGATTTTAACGCAAAAATGGGTTCATTATGGATTTTTACAAGCGCAACATGCTTGGTCAGAATATAGAAGAACAGGTTATCCTAAAATCACTGTTTTGACAGCTGGACTTGCTAACTATGCTACTCCGCCATTAAGACTTCTTTATCCGACTGGGGAAATTTCTGTAAATTCTGAAAACTACGAAGCTGTTCGTTCGAAAGACACAAGAACAACTAAAATCTTCTGGGACGTCAAATAA
- a CDS encoding ROK family protein yields the protein MGGEILRILYYRPMQPIADIANSLSKSIPSVTKQINDLLTRNVVVEKGYAASTGGRKAIQYMLNENLQQSIISVSIDQFYTSISSSNLKAETISSQNNIPIDLRDKEATASILEALNNFIISNNIDITQVIGIGISMPGFVDSETGLNESYNEDSPLYNIRKLFEQKFKVPAIIDNDSRCIALAERKFGEAKDSSHSLVINLNWGVGLGILINDDIFKGTSGYAGEFSHIPLSDTLTLCSCGKRGCLEVEASISAAIRNTERDIQNGEYSIYDKLAHEHINKIDALIEAVQIGDQVAINNIGKVGYLLGKGISTLIHILNPDKIIISGRGAEIGDILAPHIQVAINEYSIPKISRKTTLAISTLHKRAQQKGTTALVIEKYITNIIN from the coding sequence ATGGGCGGCGAAATTTTGAGAATTTTGTATTACAGACCGATGCAACCGATTGCAGATATTGCAAATTCTTTATCGAAAAGCATCCCCTCTGTCACCAAGCAGATCAATGATCTCTTGACAAGGAATGTTGTTGTCGAAAAAGGTTATGCAGCATCCACCGGTGGAAGAAAAGCCATACAATACATGCTTAATGAAAATTTACAGCAAAGTATTATTAGCGTGTCTATCGATCAATTTTATACATCCATATCTTCTTCAAATCTTAAGGCTGAAACAATTTCGTCGCAGAATAATATTCCTATTGACCTTAGAGATAAGGAGGCAACCGCGTCCATTCTGGAGGCATTAAACAATTTTATTATTTCCAACAACATTGACATTACGCAAGTAATCGGTATTGGAATAAGTATGCCCGGTTTTGTTGATTCGGAAACAGGTCTCAATGAATCATACAATGAGGATTCGCCCTTATATAACATTCGAAAACTATTTGAACAAAAATTTAAGGTTCCGGCCATCATTGACAATGATTCACGTTGTATCGCCTTAGCGGAACGAAAATTTGGTGAAGCAAAAGATTCATCTCACTCACTCGTGATCAATTTAAACTGGGGAGTAGGCTTAGGAATACTCATCAATGACGATATCTTCAAAGGAACCTCGGGTTATGCCGGTGAATTTAGTCATATTCCACTTTCAGACACATTAACCTTATGTTCATGTGGCAAGCGGGGCTGCCTTGAAGTGGAGGCATCCATTAGTGCGGCCATTCGAAATACCGAACGGGACATACAAAATGGGGAATATTCCATTTACGATAAACTAGCCCATGAACACATCAATAAAATCGACGCATTAATTGAAGCTGTCCAAATCGGAGATCAAGTAGCGATCAACAACATTGGAAAAGTCGGCTATTTGCTAGGTAAGGGAATTTCGACATTAATACACATTCTAAATCCCGATAAAATAATCATCAGTGGCCGTGGCGCAGAAATCGGGGATATTCTGGCACCTCATATTCAAGTGGCCATTAATGAATATAGTATTCCGAAAATTTCAAGGAAGACAACGTTGGCAATTTCCACACTGCATAAAAGGGCACAACAAAAGGGGACAACTGCCTTAGTCATCGAAAAATATATTACTAACATAATTAACTAA